Proteins from one Hyperolius riggenbachi isolate aHypRig1 chromosome 4, aHypRig1.pri, whole genome shotgun sequence genomic window:
- the LOC137504098 gene encoding uncharacterized protein isoform X5, whose amino-acid sequence MFDQEEGRHLEGEKDQNKNIVMEGVKGCKVEKKEEDVVEEGQCAEANKELYKDAMMENQPPFTSPEGSSYRNPPERCPGPLYSWDCPQEDLTTRHHYQAEELRYMKPEEEETYVTGDQQSMEEGDMMRTIKEEEEEISEGYDQQPMEEGDIMTLILKEEEETYVMSDQQSTKEGDVMRTIKEEDEDLKSWGW is encoded by the exons ATGTTTGATCAA gaggaggggaggcatCTGGAAGGAGAGAAGGATCAGAACAAGAACATTGTAATGGAAGGTGTGAAGGGCTGTAAGGTAGAGAAGAAAGAGGAAGATGTCGTGGAGGAGGGGCAGTGTGCAGAAGCAAACAAGGAGCTTTATAAGGatgccatgatggagaatcagccacccttcacatcaccag agggATCCAgttacagaaacccaccagagagatgcccaggtcctctttattcctgggattgtccacaggaagatcTCACCACCcgccaccattatcag GCAGAAGAGCTGAGATACATGAAGCCTGAGGAAGAAGAGACCTATGTGACGGGtgaccagcagtctatggaggagggggacatgatgaggacaattaaagaggaagaagaggagatctcTGAGGGTTATGATCAGCagcctatggaggagggtgacatcatgACGTTAATTctaaaggaagaagaagagacatatgtgatgagtgatcagcagtctaccaAGGAAGGTGACgttatgaggacaattaaagaggaagatgaAGACTTAAAAAGCTGGg
- the LOC137504097 gene encoding zinc finger protein 300-like isoform X1: MFPFKSGNIFIPYVSGSLPSPPPIGYAAAGGDDVESNIMKSRRSHLDYVAEDNGVTQCFTEEISMTGNTQHRGQNTDRGTDPSNLEESSCTSHHATHTEYQRLAHPECRKPEASLSAHQKKQSPKSQWSCSECGKCFTRKTSLRVHQRIHTGERPFCCSMCGKCVTQKSELLLHMRSHTGERPYSCSECGKGFIQKGDRLIHQRVHTGERPYSCSECGKSFTQKGDLLRHLKNHTGERPHCCSECGKCFHEKRHLLAHQNTHTGERPFSCSECGKCFLWKSNLVTHQKIHTGERPYSCLECGKCFFEKGKLVRHQSVHTGDRPFCCSVCGKCFSQKGDLFRHQKNHTGEHP; the protein is encoded by the exons aTGTTCCCTTTCAAATCAGGGAATATTTTCATCCCATATGTCTCTGGCTCGCTCCCGTCACCACCTCCAATTGGCTATGCAGCAG cagggggagacgaTGTTGAGAGCAATATAATGAAATCTCGTAGGTCACATCTGGATTATGTAGCAGAAGATAATGGTGTCACACAATGTTTTACAGAAGAAATTTCCATGACTGGAAATACACAACACAGGGGTCAGAATACAGATAGAGGAACAGATCCATCTAATCTGGAGGAATCTTCTTGTACATCACATCATGCCACACATACAGAATATCAAAGATTAGCACATCCGGAATGCAGAAAACCTGAAGCATCACTTTCTGCGCACCAGAAAAAGCAGTCACCCAAGTCGCAAtggtcatgttcagagtgtgggaaatgtttcactcgGAAAACTTCTCTTCGTGTgcatcagagaattcacacaggagagcgtcctttcTGCTGTTCAATGTGTGGGAAATGTGTCACTCAGAAATCAGAGCTTCTGTTACACATGAGAAGTCATACTGGAGAGCGTCCTTATtcctgttcagaatgtgggaaaggtTTCATTCAGAAAGGAGATCGCCTTATACACCAGAGAGttcacacaggtgagcggccttattcctgttcagagtgtgggaaatcttttacACAGAAAGGAGATCTCCTTAGACACCTGAAAAatcacacaggtgagcgtcctCATTGCTGTTCAGAATGTGGTAAATGTTTCCATGAGAAAAGACATCTTCTTGCACACCAAAATACACACACAGGTgagcggcctttttcatgttcagagtgtgggaaatgttttctttggaaatcaaatcttgttacacaccaaaaaatacacaCAGGTGAGCGGCCTTATTCATGTctagagtgtggaaaatgtttcttTGAGAAAGGTAAACTTGTTAGGCACCAGAGCGTTCACACGGGTGACCGTCCTTTTTGCTGTTCagtatgtgggaaatgtttcagtcagaaaggAGATCTTTTtagacatcagaaaaatcacacAGGTGAACATCCTTAA
- the LOC137504097 gene encoding zinc finger protein 300-like isoform X3, whose translation MKSRRSHLDYVAEDNGVTQCFTEEISMTGNTQHRGQNTDRGTDPSNLEESSCTSHHATHTEYQRLAHPECRKPEASLSAHQKKQSPKSQWSCSECGKCFTRKTSLRVHQRIHTGERPFCCSMCGKCVTQKSELLLHMRSHTGERPYSCSECGKGFIQKGDRLIHQRVHTGERPYSCSECGKSFTQKGDLLRHLKNHTGERPHCCSECGKCFHEKRHLLAHQNTHTGERPFSCSECGKCFLWKSNLVTHQKIHTGERPYSCLECGKCFFEKGKLVRHQSVHTGDRPFCCSVCGKCFSQKGDLFRHQKNHTGEHP comes from the coding sequence ATGAAATCTCGTAGGTCACATCTGGATTATGTAGCAGAAGATAATGGTGTCACACAATGTTTTACAGAAGAAATTTCCATGACTGGAAATACACAACACAGGGGTCAGAATACAGATAGAGGAACAGATCCATCTAATCTGGAGGAATCTTCTTGTACATCACATCATGCCACACATACAGAATATCAAAGATTAGCACATCCGGAATGCAGAAAACCTGAAGCATCACTTTCTGCGCACCAGAAAAAGCAGTCACCCAAGTCGCAAtggtcatgttcagagtgtgggaaatgtttcactcgGAAAACTTCTCTTCGTGTgcatcagagaattcacacaggagagcgtcctttcTGCTGTTCAATGTGTGGGAAATGTGTCACTCAGAAATCAGAGCTTCTGTTACACATGAGAAGTCATACTGGAGAGCGTCCTTATtcctgttcagaatgtgggaaaggtTTCATTCAGAAAGGAGATCGCCTTATACACCAGAGAGttcacacaggtgagcggccttattcctgttcagagtgtgggaaatcttttacACAGAAAGGAGATCTCCTTAGACACCTGAAAAatcacacaggtgagcgtcctCATTGCTGTTCAGAATGTGGTAAATGTTTCCATGAGAAAAGACATCTTCTTGCACACCAAAATACACACACAGGTgagcggcctttttcatgttcagagtgtgggaaatgttttctttggaaatcaaatcttgttacacaccaaaaaatacacaCAGGTGAGCGGCCTTATTCATGTctagagtgtggaaaatgtttcttTGAGAAAGGTAAACTTGTTAGGCACCAGAGCGTTCACACGGGTGACCGTCCTTTTTGCTGTTCagtatgtgggaaatgtttcagtcagaaaggAGATCTTTTtagacatcagaaaaatcacacAGGTGAACATCCTTAA
- the LOC137504097 gene encoding zinc finger protein 300-like isoform X2: MYRSSLFLGLSTGRSHHPSPLSAGGDDVESNIMKSRRSHLDYVAEDNGVTQCFTEEISMTGNTQHRGQNTDRGTDPSNLEESSCTSHHATHTEYQRLAHPECRKPEASLSAHQKKQSPKSQWSCSECGKCFTRKTSLRVHQRIHTGERPFCCSMCGKCVTQKSELLLHMRSHTGERPYSCSECGKGFIQKGDRLIHQRVHTGERPYSCSECGKSFTQKGDLLRHLKNHTGERPHCCSECGKCFHEKRHLLAHQNTHTGERPFSCSECGKCFLWKSNLVTHQKIHTGERPYSCLECGKCFFEKGKLVRHQSVHTGDRPFCCSVCGKCFSQKGDLFRHQKNHTGEHP, translated from the exons atgtacaggtcctctttgttcttgggattgtccacaggaagatcTCACCACCcctcaccattatcag cagggggagacgaTGTTGAGAGCAATATAATGAAATCTCGTAGGTCACATCTGGATTATGTAGCAGAAGATAATGGTGTCACACAATGTTTTACAGAAGAAATTTCCATGACTGGAAATACACAACACAGGGGTCAGAATACAGATAGAGGAACAGATCCATCTAATCTGGAGGAATCTTCTTGTACATCACATCATGCCACACATACAGAATATCAAAGATTAGCACATCCGGAATGCAGAAAACCTGAAGCATCACTTTCTGCGCACCAGAAAAAGCAGTCACCCAAGTCGCAAtggtcatgttcagagtgtgggaaatgtttcactcgGAAAACTTCTCTTCGTGTgcatcagagaattcacacaggagagcgtcctttcTGCTGTTCAATGTGTGGGAAATGTGTCACTCAGAAATCAGAGCTTCTGTTACACATGAGAAGTCATACTGGAGAGCGTCCTTATtcctgttcagaatgtgggaaaggtTTCATTCAGAAAGGAGATCGCCTTATACACCAGAGAGttcacacaggtgagcggccttattcctgttcagagtgtgggaaatcttttacACAGAAAGGAGATCTCCTTAGACACCTGAAAAatcacacaggtgagcgtcctCATTGCTGTTCAGAATGTGGTAAATGTTTCCATGAGAAAAGACATCTTCTTGCACACCAAAATACACACACAGGTgagcggcctttttcatgttcagagtgtgggaaatgttttctttggaaatcaaatcttgttacacaccaaaaaatacacaCAGGTGAGCGGCCTTATTCATGTctagagtgtggaaaatgtttcttTGAGAAAGGTAAACTTGTTAGGCACCAGAGCGTTCACACGGGTGACCGTCCTTTTTGCTGTTCagtatgtgggaaatgtttcagtcagaaaggAGATCTTTTtagacatcagaaaaatcacacAGGTGAACATCCTTAA
- the LOC137504098 gene encoding uncharacterized protein isoform X4: MFDQEEGRHLEGEKDQNKNIVMEGVKGCKVEKKEEDVVEEGQCAEANKELYKDAMMENQPPFTSPEGSSYRNPPERCPGPLYSWDCPQEDLTTRHHYQAEELRYMKPEEEETYVTGDQQSMEEGDMMRTIKEEEEEISEGYDQQPMEEGDIMTLILKEEEETYVMSDQQSTKEGDVMRTIKEEDEDLKSWGVGQYGIETAAVLAAKLEMSVG, from the exons ATGTTTGATCAA gaggaggggaggcatCTGGAAGGAGAGAAGGATCAGAACAAGAACATTGTAATGGAAGGTGTGAAGGGCTGTAAGGTAGAGAAGAAAGAGGAAGATGTCGTGGAGGAGGGGCAGTGTGCAGAAGCAAACAAGGAGCTTTATAAGGatgccatgatggagaatcagccacccttcacatcaccag agggATCCAgttacagaaacccaccagagagatgcccaggtcctctttattcctgggattgtccacaggaagatcTCACCACCcgccaccattatcag GCAGAAGAGCTGAGATACATGAAGCCTGAGGAAGAAGAGACCTATGTGACGGGtgaccagcagtctatggaggagggggacatgatgaggacaattaaagaggaagaagaggagatctcTGAGGGTTATGATCAGCagcctatggaggagggtgacatcatgACGTTAATTctaaaggaagaagaagagacatatgtgatgagtgatcagcagtctaccaAGGAAGGTGACgttatgaggacaattaaagaggaagatgaAGACTTAAAAAGCTGGg gagttgggcaatatggaatcgagacagctgcagtgctggcagcaaagctggagatgtcagtcggataa